atcaagccattccccaattgataattgggcaagagacatgaataggcagttttcaggtaaagaaatcaaaagtatcaataagcacatgagaaagtgttctaaatctctaataattagagaaatgcacatcaaagcaactctgaggtatcacctcacacctagcagattggctaaaatgaaagaaggggagagtaatgaatgctggaggggatgtgtcgaaattgggacattaatgcattgctggtggagttgtgaactgatccaaccattctggctggcaacttggaactatgcccaaagggctataaaagaatgcctgccctttgatccagccataccatttttgggtttgtacctcaaagagatcatagataaacagacttgtatgaaaatgtttatagctgtgctttttgtggtggcaaaaaactggaaagtgagggtatgcccttcaattggagaatgactgaacaaattgtggtatatgatggtgatgaaatactattgtgctcaaaggaataatcaactggaggaattccatgtgtactggaaagacctccaggaactgatgcagagcgaaaggagcagagccagaagaacattgtacacagagaccaatacactgtggtaaaatagaatgtaatgaacttctgtactagcagcaatgcaaagacccaggacaattctgagggacttatggaaaagaaagctacccacattcagaggaggaactacaagagtagaaacagaagaaaaacaattgcttgaacacatgggttgaggcgggcatggttggggatgtagactcgaaactaccacaccaatgcaactatcaacaatttggaaataggtcttgatcaatgacacatgttaaaaccagtggaaatacatatgAGCCATGGGGGTGAGGGGAAGCtcaggtggtgaaggggaaagtaagagcatgaattatgtaattatgttaacttttctaaaaaataaatattaataaatgtttaaaaaaaacaaaaatgtaggcAGAAATGATCTGGGGAACTGAgatgagaggggagcagagttaGCAGGAAGCATAGCAGTGAGTGAAGAGCAGCAAGCCAAGAGAAAACCATACTCCACTCCCACACCTGGTCTCACAGTTTCCAAACTTAAGCCTTACCTAACAGGCAGACCCTGAAGTACAAATAGTCTAAGCCAACTCAtactccttgaaatttcaaacctgtggagaagtctggagtcccagtCCAGTATAATCTGGGATGAAAGGGGTCGTTCCATGTGGGCCGAGAGTGAAGtgaggaatcccagtctgggcttgggatgaggacataattcAGGGTTTGGGGTGAGGTCACAGTTCTCAGAGGGATCCTCCctgggatctttttgcccaaaactaagaaTGGAGCTACAGGACAGGACAAtgaagggtgtgcctgattgaatcaagaacaccttgaggggggcagctgggtagctcagtggatggagagtcaggcctagagacaggaggtcctaggttcaaatccagcctcagacacttcccagctgtgtgaccctgggcaagtcacttgacccctattgcccacccttaccactcttccaccaaggagccaatacacagaagttaaaggttaaaaaaaatcaaaacacctTGAGAtaaaaaacttgagcctaagcctggggatAGAATTTGGTCAGCACCTGACCTGATCATGTTCAGAATGAGATCAAAcacttacacccaagcctgaggaaaatCTTTAAGCTATCTGCACCTCAAGTGTCAATTGAATCAGCACAGGGAGGTgattctcagagctctcagccctcagaccatctggtaaactagtaacaacccagaataaaagctgaaaatagcatcaaggaaggactaaaatttaagagggtaccccaaattcccagaaaacagagcctacctataattagatagggaaaatgagcaagtAACAAAAAATGCACCTAactcttaaaacatttttatggagacaaagagtaaggtacagacacagaagaggacagtgaaagcaaaggaaacacatgcaaagtccaaaaaaatatggattggacacagagtctggaagagctcaaaaaagacttcaaaaaccaattaagagaggtagaggaaaagtggagaaaagaaatgaaagtaatgcgagaagaaagagaagtgatacaagaaaaaatgaaagtgatgcaagaagaaatgggccaactgaaaaaggagaaccaaaaaccaACAGAGGAAAACcagtcttaaaaatcagaattggctttctagaaactaatgatttcatgataaatcaagaaacaataaagcagaatcaaaggaatgaaaaaaaataaacagaggaaaacatgaaatatcttatcaaAAAAACAAGTGACccagaaaatagatctaggagagacaatctgaaaattattggactacctcagtggttcccaaacttctttggcctactgccccctttccagaaaaaaatattacttagccccctggaaattaattttttaaaaaattttagtagcaatgaACAGGAAAGACAAAttcacctgtgaccatcaccacccccctggatcgctgcagcacccaccagggggcggtagcgcccactttgggaatcactacctGGAAACCATGATGATGAATAAACCTTggatatagtgctttaaggtttgcaaagcactttataaatatctagcttaatttcccttttaaatGGAGTAGAGACACATAGCTTcagatgtttgtttgtttttgaataaTTTGCATCCCATTTGCTTTTATGTGTTTATGGTGTATTGTGCTGTTTCAGGAACCACATATTCCAGATATACTGATGTActtgttattttcttctgttgaCTATGCAATCCACATAAATAATCATAGCTagaatttgtaaaatgcttttaatgttcacaaagcactttacaattatgatctcattttatccttacaacatcccctcctttttatcatttatcatttggccTTTTTATggttttagtcaatctgatagatgtgaatgATATTTCAGAggatttgttttgcatttctctaattagaaattacttatatcatttttatatgactatacatagctttaatttcttcatccagaaactattcttatcttttgaccattaGTTAAATGGAGAAATGctcatgtttttatatatttgacaaagttctctatatattatagataggagacctctatctgagaaattatttataaatgtcTCTCCcaaatttttgcttttcttttaatcttgattagttttatttgtacaaaatctttttaatttaagattaccaaaattatccattttatatctcctaAATCTCTTTATTTAGAAATTCTTCTACTATTTgatttgtaatttataatttgtttttttgatAAAATTTGATAAGTAATATGTTCTTTGCTCTTCTACTTTGTTTATATTCTATGTTGATAATTTCCATATGTCTAAGTCACATTTcctcaaaagtattaatattaatatactgGTACATgttcaatctttctttttttccctgacaTCCTTGGAAATATACCTGGATTTCTTAGTCAAAAGATGCAGATAATTTAACTACTTAGTGTATTTCAAAATTGCTTTGCAGAATCATTTAACCAGTTTCAGTTTCACCAATATTCTACAATGGGAGCTTTTTATAACCAACCCAAGATAAACAATTAGTACCTTTTGTTATCCTTGCCAACCATGAAATAGGACatcaaaaaatatttgctttgcaTGTCTTTATTAATAGTCATTTGGAATTTCCTATGCTTATTAGTATTTGATCGTTCTATATTTGGAAAATAGTTTATATCTTTGGCTCTATTTATCCATTGAgaaatggtatatatatatataatttctttgttaATATTAGATATCAGGCTTAAATATCAGATCTTAGGTATCAGGAAGATATTTCATGCTAATTTTTATTAACAACTTCtcttattgattttattaatgcaaatgatttttaattttactcaaggaaaattttcttttttaattgactATCTCTATTATACTTATTAGGCTAAGAATTCTCCCCTTAGCCTTAGCTGTGAAAAGCATTTGATATAGttcttttcaaaattgtttactgatataaacacacacacacacacacacacacacacacacacacacatatatcctaCTAAATTTGTATAAAATTCTTGAtgtgagaaaatgaggaaaaaataatttctaggtaatagatttcaaatttatttcaactaatgtatatttttaaaactctgaccttgtgtcttagaatcaacactaaatatgggttccaaggcagaagagcagtaaaggctaggcaactaaggttaaatgacttacccagggtcatatagatagtaagtgtctgaggccacatttgaacccaggacctcccatctctaggtctggctctctatacatTAAACTACCTAACTGATGCTCAACTTgtgtatctttgccaagggaaattttaatatatttcctaTGTCCCCTCCCCATGTTCATTTTGGTCATTAGGTACCAAATATGGGCATAACCAAAATATAATTGCAAAACCTATAgctatatagaaattatttcattattcttaAAAACTGAATTGGGTTTAATTTAGATATACATCAAGATGACATTTGattattacaatattttttttttggttctgtacATCTCAGGTATATAGAAAAACATCTCACTGGTCTCTTCTGTCCAGAAAGCTTCACATCTCCTTCGAGGTAATGATTTCCTATTAAGTTAGATTTTCTCCACTTATTTCATGTTTGATTTCTCTTATATTTCTTCTAACCTTGACTttcaataaagttttattttaatattactcACATTATTCTAAACAACACAATGTATCAAATATAAGcctttaaattcaggaagatgtttATAAATATGtcagattttatttattcattcaaatacCTGTCATGTTTACTGTTAGAGGTATTAGCAAAGATACAAATTATAAATAAGGTAATGCATCTGTCACTACTGTTCACAATAGGAGAATCCTAAGACATTTTAGAGTAAAGGGTAAATGCAAGCCCTGGGTGCCAATGTAAGATGAGAATGGCAATAAACTTCTTATAGTCATGGCATCTGGAGATTAAAGGAACTGTAGAGGAAATGACAGTTCATCCTTATGATTTCATACGTGGAAAAACTGGATTTAGAATAATAAAGTATCTTAGCTAAGATGTTACAGATATCAAATAGTAAAGCTGAGAGTAGAACTAAGGTGTCTAACGTCAAATCTAGGGCTCTCTTCATTATACCATTTTGGGAACAATTTACATAAGAGTAAGTATACCTTTGGAAAATATGAACTGAACTTTGTAAGAGTTACTTGATATTGGATATTGATCCTCTTTTGGACCTAAACATTCTCCTCAATATATTACCTATGGCTCCTTTCACATCCTTATTCCTTAGGGTGTAGATGAAGGGATTGAGGGTAGGGGTCACGACACCATAGAAAAGGGCCATGAATTTGGGTTGATCTCTGGAGATAGAAGAAGGGGGTTGGAGATACATACTAATTGCAGGGCCATAGAACAATAATACAACAATGAGATGGGAAGAACAGGTCCCAAaggctttcttccttccctcagaAGACTGAATTTTCTTAACAGCTTCTCCAATACAGACATAAGAGGCAATAACAAGGGCTAAAGGAATAGCTAAGAAAAATACACAGACCAAGGAAAGCCCAAATTCATTAGAACTCTTATCACCACAGGCAGCCTTGATCACTACAGGCATCTCACATATCAAGTGATCTAATTCATTGTGTCCACACAATGGCAGCTGTAAAGTCAAAGTAACCTCTGATATAGCATAAGTCAGGCCACTTAGCCACACAATGGATACCAGTAGGGTACAAATATGATGATTCATGATGAGGGTGTAGTGAAGTGGTTTGCAAATAGCTACATAGCGATCCAGAGACATGACAGCTAAGAGAAGACACTCTGCGGACCCCATGAAATGGAAGAAGTAAAGCTGAATGGCACATCCAATATAAGTGATTGTCTTCTTTGAGCTACCCAAGTTGAACATTATCTGGGGAACAATGCTTGTTGTATAACAGATGTCCAGAAAGGAGAGATTAGTTAGGAAAAAATACATTGGACTATGGAGGTGATGGTCTAGCCTACAGATTAGAATGATAAAGAAGTTGCCCAGCATAGCTAATGGGTAACTAATAAGGAGAATGAGGAACAGAGGAAGTTCTATCCATGAGTTATCTGAGAAGCCTAATAAAACAAACATATCTGGAAGGCTTTCATTACTCCCTGACATAATGTCCAGCAACCTCTACCTGTGGAAATAAACAGAAGCAGAGTTAGACTGAAGTCATGGTCAACATAGGTATCATAtgattagaatttttaaagtgtAACTAGAAGGGGATTATAACAGCCATCTAGGCTTTTTCATACTTGTAAAGAATCCTCACTTTCATGCACCTATCTAGtagttaaaaaatgtttaaggagGGGAAACATATTGATTCCTGAGGTAGCCAATTAAATTTTAGTAACCCATCCCCTATTTTTAGTCAGAATAATCACTGACAAATTCTTGGTTAAGATTACTATATTCCTATTCAAAACATCATTGGTTTTATTATgacatataaaaagaaagaactttcaaaaaatctattttccaatTGCTTGCTTCTCCATTAATATAGAATAGTACTTTCAAATCCTCTTCAAAATCAATAATCAACACTTTATATGCTGATGGAGGGGGATGAAACCTAAGGTCACTAAGGGTCAGAGACCCAAGCAATTAAAcaaaagatgtaatttttctaTGTTCCAAAGATTCTATAAGTAATAATGGGTGATAAATTGGATACATTTAAGAAAGTAGGAGAGAAGATGAAGGATTTAAGGCCAATAATCAGGTTCTACAAGTAGAATTATATGCAAATATGGAATGAGTGGGGAAACAGGtgtcatttgaatttctcttttgtCTAAACTGATCAGAAGATAGCAGAGCATATAAAAAGGCTGGCATAAAAATACATTCAAATAAACAAGGATATAGAAGGAGGTGAAAGTCATGTAAGAGGATATTTAGATTCAGAGAAGAATCAATCATAGGCAAAATAAACCATAAGACTGGAGAAGGAATGgtgaagaaaagattttttaaaaaggcataattTGAAACAAACAGTGAAAGAAATATAGATatggaaaagttttaaaaaaatagagaaaataaaaaaatttaccaTAATAACTATAAAATGTGTATAGAATGAACTCACTCATTAAGCATGGGATGTTAGCAAAATAATTTGCAGGGGGGGCGGGGAAGGAATCCAAAAGTATGTTGTTTGTAAGAAACAAATttgaagcaaaaaataataataacatatggACAAAATCAGAAGCTGAAACAAAATGccttctgtctttctcaattaaaacaaacaaaaaatgtggGTAGCAGCAAAATAGATAGCAgcaaaaatagactttaaaagagattaaattaaaatcaccttaaaaagataaaggaaattatattgtGCTGAAAGATAATCTAACtgttgaaaagaatgaaatatatatatatatgtatgtctgcaTATATttcatgtatacatatttttgttgttcattttatttttaaaattcatcatgTTTTTAGAGATTAAAATCCtcacaaagaaatagagaaagtcaAAAACAATATAAGATAAATTAACTTGTTATTCACTGATTtattgtaataaaattataatgaataaagaGCACTGGTGAGTTAAACATTAAAAATCAATTTGAGATTAATTCTGAAGAATAATAGCAttatagaacaaaaaaaattaaaaattttcagaaaCCATTTATATCACAAAATTATATCACAATTATATCACAAAAACCCAAGaacttaaatgaaataaattatttactaAAAACTATTATGTCTAGATCAACAGAACAGGAAATAACCTATTTAAATAACcagatttaaaaggaataaattgAACAATCTAGAAATGAACTACAAAAAGGGATGAGGGAAATATCTGGGACTAGTTGGATTCACAAGTccattctttcaaatatttgaagaaaaaccAATTCCAATattgcaaataatttttaaaatagcaaaatagCCTATCAAATTCTATCAGTCATATAAGAATGGTCTTGATGCATAAAGTAGAGATactaaaagcagaaaaagaaagccatattgcaaaagattCTATATGGTGATCTAGTTTGATTTACATTAGGAATATTGAATGATTAATTTAATAAGAGAAAAACTATGAAGCTGTTActttattaattagagaaaattatgattatatcaatatgtgcagaaaaatattttgacaaaattcagtacttgtttctttttaaaacagaataggGCATGGGACTAAATGAGCCcatccttaaagtgataaatactTCATATCCAAAAAGATTAGCACCTACTAAATCAAATAGAAGTTTTTCTAATAAATTCAGAGGTAAAATAATGacattctatttctatttcaccTTATGCTAGTAGTAATGCTATAGCAATAAgatgaataaaagaaatttaaggatAATCATTAGTAAAGAAAAATTCTCCACAATACTATGAAATCCTGGAAGGCAATATAATAATTCTATACTAGAAGAACACTAAAGtgtcaactaaaaattaattgaaacaattcaTAACCAGAAAATTtgcaggatgtaaaataaatccacacagaTTATCAGTCCATTATTCCTCAAACCTATATCATAGACCTTTTCCTATCTTTGTACATTTTCCTTATTGATGGTTACAGcattcataaatataatttttattcttgcAAATGATCCCCATATTTAGAGAatcagtctttctctctcttgaacTCCAGTCCTTTATCATCAACTGCTCATTTTGAAATGTATATAACAAAAGTATATCAAGCACTAGCCACAATCAACATCTTGAGTTGCTATATAGGAAATATTAATcaacttggtttaaaaaaaaacaactctaaatTAATCTAAATCTAAACTAttctaattaactaatttagTTCTAAGAGACCAATCATAAAAACAATGGGCCTTTTCatcttctttatcttctcttgGGAAAGCTTCAGCAATCAAAGAACCTTTCAATAATAACATGAGATGACAGGTGGAGGCATCTTAAAAGTCCATATAACAATATATTTGTTTAGAAGATTAAGTGAGTTGATGTATATGAAACATGTTATTACCCATAAAATTTTGGAGAAATTGGAATTATTACTAAGTTATTTGTGTGTAAATCAACCTTTAAGAGAAGGGAGTAGAGAATATAACTCtgtgtaaaagaaaaattaggcAGAAAACCTGGAAGAAGGTCTCTATGTCTTGATCTTTTAAAAGGTAGGAAAAGAGAGGGGAATACATTGTGGGGTATAGGAAGGTTGGGAAAATTATCTCACTATTCAGGCACACAAATAGAATTCTATAAAAACAGGAAGAACATGGTTAATATTTGTTTATGAAAAAATTAGCTAAtgctattttattgatgtgaTCTGATCATGATAGAATATACCATAGAATATACCAGGAATATAAGCTACCTACCTTAGACACAATGCATTTATTATAATGTACAGAATGATTGTTTTTAGCAACTTTGGGCTGCCATATAATCCTTGACTCATATTGATCAAAATGTAGCCCAAAATGAGAGCATATATGACATAACCAAAAAATGGTTTCTAGTGCTATGAATAAGTGCAAATGTTTTTCTACTTACTCTCTTTTGGGTTGGACACCTTCTTTCAAATATAAACaattatgaaagagaaaaaaattaaattaaaacaggccaataaaatatcttaaaaaaaatgaagaatccaCAGTATAGAGGTGGCTACTTTGAGTATTGGTATCAGAACCATGAATTCCAGAACTGATACACGTAAAGACATATACGGGCAAGTAAGGAAACAAGGCATAGTCATACAAGTTATAAATTGTGAAAGGCATTGATTGCTAATACTTTCATCTTTCCTCCAGTCTTAAGAATACAAAAGTGTTGCTTTCAAACATTACTTTTGTGCTCATACTAGATGATTCATAAGGgagatttatttttgttatgttttgtgAGAGAACTCCCTGGAGGAAATATATGCCTCTCCAGTGCAATTCTATTCCCTTTGAATCAAATTGCATCAGTATTGGTGAAATCTTTATGTAGTTATATCCATGCTAGGACAAAATTAATCATCTATActaaattaataatcaataataatgtgaacctggacaagtcactggactccccattgcctagcccttactcctcttttgccttggaatcatacacaatattgattctaaaagagaaggtaaggggttttttaaagttatttttctttatgataaTTTTTGTCCTTGAATTAATGGCTCTTCTAGTCCTGCTCATGTGACTTTATAGCAGTTAATACTAgatttcccaggtttctctaaaatcgttcatttcttatagtataatagtatattcctttacatttttccaaTTAATAGGCACCCCTCTGTTTATGACTATTTGCCACATTAgaaagagttacaaatatttctgtacatatttAGCTAGACTTTGTTAAGGCTAGTAATTCTCTTTATCTTCATTCCTTCTAATTTCCGTTTTAGGACCTTTTACTTCCTGTTTACTTGTTGAGTAAAATGTATTTGTATCCAATTGtttgtatatctgtatatattctTCACATTCAGATGAGAGAGATGATCAAGAATCTGATGCTCCCACCATATTCTTCCTGTTTTTATAGAATTCTATTTGTGTACCTGAATAATGAGATTATTTTCTCTAAGCTTCCTCTACTCTACAATGTGTTCTTATTCACCTCTTTtatccttcctttaaaaaaatcaatacataAACGAACCATTCCCAGACTTTTTAAGCAGAATACCTCTCTGACTTCTGATGATGAGAGGGTTCAAAATGGACATATATCCATTCTATATATTTGAACCTAAGTAGTTTATCCTTGTTTAATTCCTCATgattaattattcatttatttgtttatttatctctTGAGCTCTGTAATCATACCTCAAAGTTTTTCTGCAACActgatcttttcattttattaagcTTCCATTTCTATCTATAGAATTATACTGCTCAGCTGAAAGTTATTCTTGGATATAAGCTTACATCATTTGCCTTTGGGGATAGTGTATTTGAAGTCCTCTTCTCCTTTTTAGTGGTGGcttctaaatcttgtgtgatcctgaccatGGCTTCTTAGTGTGTGCATTCCTTCTTACTGGTTGTTTACAGTACTTTTCTTGAAGTGTAAAATCTTCACTTTGGCTATAATTCTTTGGAACATttccttttgtaatttctttcagGAGTTCACtaagaaatcatttaaatttgcattttgcCTTATGATTCTAAGTGATCTGAACAGTTGactttcttgatttattttttaatattttctaaaattacatgtaaaagacagttttaacattcctttaaaaaataagttaaaaattcTCTCACTCCCACCTCACATTCTTTGTTGAGAAGGATTTGATatatttgatataggttatgcatgtgcagtcatgcaaaatatatttccattttagttaTGTTGcgtaaaagatttttaaatgaacaaaaacaataaagtaaaaaatagtatgattCAATCTGTAATAAAACTGTCAGTGCTTTCTCTGGAGGTCTATAACATTttttgttataagtccttcagtatCATCTGGAACTTTGTATTACTTAGAATAAcaaaatcattcacagttgatcatcatataatatttctgttactgtatatagtgTTTCTAGGTTATTTCTAAtgatcttttctatctcttgtttgttcaCAAATTCTTCCTcacccatagatctaacaggtaaactattccatgcttccttaatttccttatagAAATTGGTCCCATCACTTGTGAGCAAAAAGAGtgggaaaaaaggaagcaaaatatcAGGTTTTCTATTCTTAGGCTCAGAGATCACTGCAGACAATGACAACAGcaatgaaatcaaaagatatttgctccttggaaggaaagctatgagAACTTGGACagtatactaaaaagcagagatatctCCTTGTCAATAGAAGTTCATATTGCCAAAACTATGGATTTTCCAGAAGCAATGTATATCTATGAGCATTGGACTAGAAGAAAAACTGAATGTCTCAGAATGAACATTTTTCCACTGTAGTACTGGCAACTTTTGAGAGTCACTTGGACAACAAGGAGATGAAGTCAGtcaatatttgaagaaattaagcgactattcactggaaggtcaaaccCTAAAGTTGAAACTGTCAAACTTTGACAATAGAGGTAGAGCCaggatggcagagtagaggcttGGAAAACTCGAATTTCTGAGAATCTTCTCCAAATAAccttaaaataaatgctttaaaatgaacACTGGAGTGACAGAATgaataaggaagaagagtgaagCAATTTTCCTGCATAAAACAAGTTGGAAGCAAGTCAGAGAGTATCTGTTTCACTCAGGGGAGAGAGCAGTATAGCCAGCAGCAAGGTCTCACCAAGGAGAATATGTGTAGGCCAACAGCAAGTGACCCCATTCCACCCCTACTACTCTAAGTTCTGGACCTAGGTCCAAATCAAGTTCAAGACCCCAAGATCCTGCTTTAAGCCAATAGCATAGTGCCCCCAAACCCACCCTTAAAGTTCTAAACCCTAGCAAAAGACTACAGGGAGGCCCCAAGTGTCAGCAGAATGGATTAAGCAGTATACCTAGCTGGTACAATCCAATGGGGAGTCCTAGAGCCCCTGTCCAAGACTGCAGTGAGAAGCAGAACTCCAGTGCAAGGCCTCCCACAGTGTACCTGACAAATATAGGGCCAGAGTGAGGCCCTGAGCATCAGCACAAAATATATCACATTTTTCTGAgctctgcaagccatcagcaggcCCTGTgggagactgaatcagcagtgggaggtgctttcagagctcccagcccacaggacatcataccaccttggaagaaccaAAACTTGCAGAAATCCAGGGCAACAGCTAAGGAAAGTagcaaagaaaaactgaagattAAAAGAGTCACCTCTACCCTGAGAATGGAGTCTacttttacaataaaaataaaagtcaagaaaaatggctgagaaaaagagcaaaacaaaacaaaaaaacaccacctaacaataaaaaaattattatagagaCAAACAGCAAGATACAAGCTCAGCAAGAACAAAGCATCTACATGTAAAACTTTAAATAAAGATGAGAATTCATCTCAATCTCTGTAACAGCTcgaaaaagatttcaaaaaccaaataagagaggaagaagaaaaatgagaaagagaaatgaaagagattcaagaagaaaataacatattaaaaagTATAATTGACCAAATGAAAAGGGGAGTCAAAAGCTCattcatgaaaataatttcttaaaaattagaaatgtggaccagatggattcacaagtgaattctatcaaaccttcaaagaaaaaataattacaatactatacaaactatttgacataataagcaaagaagtagttctaacaaactccttttatgatacaaatatggtattgatcccaaagccaggt
The window above is part of the Gracilinanus agilis isolate LMUSP501 chromosome 4, AgileGrace, whole genome shotgun sequence genome. Proteins encoded here:
- the LOC123246338 gene encoding olfactory receptor 2B11-like; the protein is MSGSNESLPDMFVLLGFSDNSWIELPLFLILLISYPLAMLGNFFIILICRLDHHLHSPMYFFLTNLSFLDICYTTSIVPQIMFNLGSSKKTITYIGCAIQLYFFHFMGSAECLLLAVMSLDRYVAICKPLHYTLIMNHHICTLLVSIVWLSGLTYAISEVTLTLQLPLCGHNELDHLICEMPVVIKAACGDKSSNEFGLSLVCVFFLAIPLALVIASYVCIGEAVKKIQSSEGRKKAFGTCSSHLIVVLLFYGPAISMYLQPPSSISRDQPKFMALFYGVVTPTLNPFIYTLRNKDVKGAIGNILRRMFRSKRGSISNIK